Proteins encoded within one genomic window of Legionella sp. PC997:
- a CDS encoding tetratricopeptide repeat protein, with amino-acid sequence MDTDALFAQAYKFQYEGQLPQAISLYEQILSQEPKHLNTLHFLGLTYAQLGDMDNAILYLLQALSLSPDNASLLNNLANAYKKLHQLDKATEYYQQAIKLQPDYAQAHNNLGTVYALQNNYPQALLHYTRAVHAEPDFSAAHFNLGLLLLQNNQLDAAKIQFNNVVSLNPFHTEALFYLGVLHLEKNALVEAEKAFQNVLEQDSRQIEALSNLGVIALKRQQNQLAIDYFSKALALDNENIEARNNLAATFMHHDRFENALMHYDVLLQKEPDNIEYLYNSGVAQMALGHLNEAVILFDHILDLEPTHTSSLNNLAAIYIKLEQRDKAREYLERALAINPQDTISAHMFHAITGDEQAKTTPEYAHNLFNNYALYYDQHMKGTLNYSIPQHVARVVHQLELPMNTHTLDLGCGTGLTGIVLRDISKHLTGVDIAEKMLAQAKEKEIYDNLVKAEINQFLIQNKAFYDLIVAADVLPYFGELDGLFHTIYHHLKPKGYFIFSTEISSTIPWSLEASARFSHHPDYIKKLAEQNQFRLLLQEKIPGRVQNKSILEVMLYVLTI; translated from the coding sequence ATGGATACGGATGCACTCTTTGCACAAGCATATAAATTTCAATATGAAGGTCAACTGCCCCAAGCCATAAGCCTTTATGAACAAATATTGTCCCAGGAGCCCAAGCATCTAAATACCCTGCATTTTTTAGGACTCACTTATGCTCAACTAGGTGACATGGATAACGCAATTCTCTATCTGTTACAAGCGCTTTCCTTAAGTCCTGATAATGCCAGTCTGCTTAATAACCTAGCGAACGCTTACAAGAAATTACATCAGCTTGATAAAGCAACAGAGTATTATCAACAAGCCATAAAACTGCAGCCCGATTATGCCCAAGCTCATAATAATTTAGGGACAGTTTATGCTTTGCAAAATAATTATCCACAAGCATTATTACACTATACTCGAGCAGTTCATGCTGAACCTGATTTTAGTGCAGCTCATTTTAATTTGGGCTTATTGTTGTTGCAAAATAACCAATTGGATGCGGCTAAAATTCAATTTAATAATGTCGTTTCTTTAAATCCTTTTCATACGGAAGCACTGTTCTATCTCGGTGTTTTGCACCTCGAAAAAAATGCACTTGTCGAAGCAGAAAAAGCTTTTCAAAATGTTTTAGAGCAAGATAGCAGGCAAATAGAGGCACTTTCCAACTTAGGCGTCATTGCTTTAAAAAGACAACAAAACCAACTGGCAATCGATTATTTCAGTAAAGCATTAGCCCTGGACAACGAGAATATTGAAGCCCGTAATAATTTGGCAGCAACATTCATGCACCATGATCGTTTTGAAAATGCGCTCATGCATTATGATGTGTTATTGCAAAAAGAACCTGATAATATTGAATATTTATATAATTCCGGCGTAGCGCAAATGGCTTTAGGTCATTTAAATGAAGCCGTTATTCTTTTTGACCATATACTCGACTTAGAACCCACCCATACCTCATCGCTGAATAATCTGGCCGCAATTTACATTAAGTTAGAACAAAGAGATAAAGCAAGAGAGTATCTAGAACGTGCACTGGCGATTAATCCCCAAGATACAATAAGTGCCCATATGTTTCACGCAATCACTGGGGATGAGCAAGCAAAAACTACTCCCGAATATGCCCATAATTTATTTAACAACTACGCGCTTTATTATGATCAGCATATGAAAGGGACACTAAATTATTCCATCCCGCAACATGTGGCACGTGTAGTTCATCAACTCGAATTACCAATGAACACCCACACTTTAGATTTAGGTTGCGGCACGGGTTTAACCGGGATCGTTCTTCGAGATATAAGTAAACACTTAACCGGCGTTGATATCGCAGAAAAAATGTTGGCTCAGGCCAAAGAAAAAGAAATTTATGACAATTTGGTGAAAGCTGAAATCAACCAATTTCTAATACAAAATAAAGCATTTTATGATCTCATTGTCGCAGCCGATGTATTACCTTATTTTGGTGAACTGGACGGACTCTTTCATACTATTTACCACCATTTAAAACCTAAAGGCTATTTTATCTTTAGTACTGAGATCAGTTCGACTATCCCTTGGTCGCTTGAAGCGAGTGCACGTTTCAGCCATCATCCTGATTATATTAAAAAATTAGCAGAACAAAATCAGTTTCGATTGCTCCTGCAGGAAAAAATTCCAGGACGAGTTCAAAATAAAAGTATTTTGGAGGTTATGCTCTATGTTTTAACAATTTGA
- a CDS encoding DUF190 domain-containing protein — MNHVSVSIYINEADKWQHRPLHLELLSMLDQHEIAGGTVLRAIAGFTLKNPVVSTSLVDIGSKLPLMVQFIDTVEKVDAILPKVKEMVGHRLIIREPVEVVQGILAAPFENP, encoded by the coding sequence ATGAATCATGTAAGCGTTTCTATCTATATTAATGAAGCAGATAAATGGCAACATCGTCCTTTGCACCTTGAGCTATTAAGCATGCTGGATCAGCACGAAATTGCAGGGGGAACAGTTTTACGCGCAATAGCTGGATTCACCCTTAAAAATCCTGTTGTTTCGACCTCATTGGTTGACATAGGAAGTAAGCTTCCCCTGATGGTGCAATTCATCGATACCGTCGAAAAGGTGGATGCCATTCTACCTAAAGTGAAAGAAATGGTGGGACATCGTCTTATCATTCGCGAGCCTGTTGAAGTAGTTCAGGGGATTCTCGCTGCTCCCTTTGAAAATCCATGA
- a CDS encoding ChbG/HpnK family deacetylase, with protein sequence MIHSKTITLCADDFGLDSGVSEGILKLISMGRLSAVSCMVNMPGFIFYAKQLLALKKSKPIKIGLHFNLTEGYLTSIPGQSGFTLAELLIKTHMRSVKLSFIAKEFLAQLEQFTKIMQQPPDFIDGHQHVHQFPVIRKVVLDLYTQELRNYGTYIRSTWPAINLPQYRFKAKVLRFTGGKALTKQCIKLNIPHNQYFSGIYDFAPNTNYRELFRNWMLFAKNNTLFMCHPGESSNNSDPIAQARIKEFNYFSSNDFLKDCEEFHIQLEQDEPLEYS encoded by the coding sequence ATGATTCATTCGAAAACCATAACCTTGTGTGCAGATGATTTTGGCTTAGACTCCGGGGTTTCAGAAGGAATTCTTAAATTAATAAGCATGGGACGGTTGTCTGCTGTTAGTTGCATGGTAAATATGCCCGGTTTTATTTTTTATGCAAAACAACTTCTTGCTTTAAAAAAAAGCAAGCCCATCAAAATTGGCTTACATTTCAATCTAACCGAAGGTTATTTAACCTCAATTCCGGGACAATCGGGCTTTACTTTAGCTGAATTATTAATAAAAACACATATGCGCTCCGTGAAACTATCGTTCATTGCCAAAGAATTTTTAGCTCAATTGGAACAATTTACTAAAATCATGCAACAACCCCCTGATTTTATTGATGGCCACCAGCATGTTCATCAATTTCCTGTGATACGGAAAGTGGTGTTAGATCTTTATACTCAAGAATTGCGAAATTATGGGACTTATATTCGCTCCACGTGGCCTGCTATTAATCTGCCCCAATATCGATTTAAAGCGAAAGTACTTCGTTTTACTGGAGGAAAGGCCTTAACGAAACAATGCATTAAATTAAACATCCCACATAATCAGTATTTTTCAGGAATTTATGATTTTGCACCCAACACAAACTATAGAGAATTATTTAGAAATTGGATGCTTTTCGCGAAGAACAATACTTTGTTTATGTGTCACCCAGGCGAAAGTTCAAATAATTCCGATCCTATCGCTCAAGCGCGGATTAAAGAATTTAATTATTTTTCAAGTAATGATTTTTTAAAAGATTGCGAGGAGTTTCATATTCAGTTAGAGCAAGATGAACCTCTTGAGTATTCCTAA
- the rdgB gene encoding RdgB/HAM1 family non-canonical purine NTP pyrophosphatase, with translation MKEIILATSNPGKIKELRDLLAPIHCIPQTDLGISDAVENGLSFIENALIKARHASLHAGKPALADDSGLVVPALNGEPGIYSARYAGANATDAENIHLLLEKIAHIPLQQREAWFYCAIAVVQHAKDPTPIIATGRCKGVIQDIPLGEGGFGYDPIFYIPEFECTVAQLPAKIKNNISHRAHALKQLRDLLKN, from the coding sequence ATGAAAGAAATTATTCTTGCTACCAGTAATCCTGGAAAAATTAAAGAATTGCGCGATTTATTAGCGCCTATTCATTGTATTCCACAAACCGATTTGGGAATTTCAGATGCGGTTGAAAATGGTTTAAGCTTTATTGAAAATGCACTTATCAAAGCGCGTCATGCTAGTCTACATGCAGGAAAACCTGCTTTAGCTGATGATTCAGGGCTAGTAGTTCCTGCATTAAACGGTGAACCAGGAATCTATTCCGCACGTTATGCAGGCGCCAATGCAACCGATGCGGAGAATATCCATTTGTTATTGGAAAAAATAGCCCATATTCCTTTACAACAGCGCGAAGCTTGGTTTTACTGTGCCATCGCAGTGGTGCAACATGCAAAAGATCCTACTCCAATCATCGCAACCGGTCGATGTAAAGGAGTGATCCAGGACATTCCTCTGGGGGAAGGTGGATTTGGTTATGATCCCATATTTTATATTCCTGAGTTTGAATGCACGGTGGCTCAATTACCTGCTAAAATTAAAAATAATATCAGTCACCGCGCACATGCCTTAAAGCAATTGCGTGATCTACTTAAGAATTGA
- the crcB gene encoding fluoride efflux transporter CrcB, producing MFWISCGAIMGANLRYLVSRFSVRYLSADIPFGTFIVNLTGSFILGFFLAWTLERVEVDPRWRSFVAVGFCGAYTTFSSYSYETYVLIEQSDYALAALNFICNNLFSLLAVVAGIALARAI from the coding sequence GTGTTTTGGATCTCTTGCGGGGCGATCATGGGTGCGAATTTACGTTATCTCGTGAGTCGTTTTTCCGTTAGATATTTATCAGCAGATATTCCTTTTGGAACCTTCATTGTTAATCTTACGGGAAGCTTCATTTTAGGCTTTTTTCTTGCTTGGACTTTAGAACGAGTGGAAGTCGATCCTAGATGGCGCTCCTTTGTAGCGGTTGGGTTTTGTGGTGCTTATACAACTTTTTCTAGTTACAGCTATGAAACCTATGTACTGATTGAACAAAGTGATTACGCACTTGCTGCGCTAAATTTTATTTGCAATAATCTTTTTTCATTATTGGCTGTGGTTGCGGGCATAGCGCTCGCTCGGGCAATCTAG
- a CDS encoding EamA family transporter, with product MPISHLLLALLVVVIWGVNFLFVSFGLEEISPLLLCSLRFLLASVPAIFFIKVPQGSFRVIVLYGFVMFALQFSFLFMGMNIGMPAGMASLLMQTQVFFSMFFAVIFLGEQPNMGQIIGALVASLGIGLVAMHFDSEISLPGFILILAAAATWGFGNLITKKIKGTNDNMMAIIVWGSFVACLPMFLFSLIVEGPANWVYTYEHISWRGALSLAYIVCASTWIGYGVWNWLIARYPVGVVAPFTLLVPIVAILSSVLVLGEPFQLWKLAAGLLVIGGLCINILGARFFTVRVQSETA from the coding sequence ATGCCTATTTCACATCTTTTATTGGCTCTTTTAGTTGTGGTAATTTGGGGGGTAAACTTTCTTTTTGTTTCTTTTGGACTGGAAGAAATTTCACCGCTGTTGCTCTGTTCCCTCCGTTTTTTATTAGCAAGTGTTCCGGCTATATTTTTCATCAAAGTTCCTCAAGGCTCATTCAGAGTAATTGTCCTTTATGGCTTTGTTATGTTTGCTTTGCAATTTTCTTTTCTCTTTATGGGTATGAACATCGGTATGCCTGCTGGAATGGCCTCTTTACTCATGCAAACCCAGGTTTTCTTTAGTATGTTTTTTGCTGTAATTTTTTTAGGTGAGCAACCTAATATGGGGCAGATTATTGGCGCGTTAGTAGCTTCGCTTGGAATTGGCTTGGTTGCCATGCATTTTGATAGTGAAATCTCTTTGCCCGGTTTTATTTTAATTCTTGCCGCTGCTGCCACTTGGGGATTTGGGAACCTAATTACTAAGAAAATTAAAGGGACGAATGACAATATGATGGCAATTATTGTCTGGGGTAGTTTTGTTGCATGTCTACCTATGTTTCTCTTTTCTTTAATCGTTGAGGGACCTGCTAATTGGGTTTATACCTATGAACATATAAGTTGGCGAGGTGCTCTGTCATTAGCCTACATTGTGTGTGCATCCACTTGGATAGGTTATGGAGTTTGGAACTGGCTCATCGCCCGTTATCCAGTGGGAGTAGTTGCTCCATTTACTTTATTGGTACCTATTGTTGCTATCCTTAGTTCAGTTCTAGTTCTTGGGGAACCGTTTCAGTTATGGAAACTTGCTGCCGGATTATTAGTCATCGGCGGTTTGTGCATCAATATCTTGGGCGCCCGCTTTTTTACCGTTAGAGTACAGTCGGAAACCGCATAG
- a CDS encoding bifunctional diguanylate cyclase/phosphodiesterase produces the protein MSKPIKGHKFIETPQLTSSEQREIDRKIEFETAKSFHSMVKLGAFANIVGAFFYVLAVYSTTRPVLIISWYSILVLANLLNVLWAFRFEYKHITREEILKCRKGFLYLVILICLIWSSIGILFMDDGMDQRMTTIIFLSAVLICFSFSTAIDLTMGVSSIVCLLTPTILYHFFLIIDLFHSEASHISMSVTGSFFVLGIFMLVACFVGNRIILKVFRLGYENALLNHKLEDMNTLLEQRVKERTEELEQSLKLVTYQATHDLLTDLPNERFLFDHIQDITERAVREHQKFAIACFSLNNMMKINDSIGHQASATIIHRIAQRFAQLAEKNKKYFISLLRKDVFVILIDPIIDSLEAEDSAQELFVVLENPVYVAQQELNLTASVGISIFPNDGRDVDTLITHAEAARTLATERGGNSVRIFNTVITADASRQLNIENQLYRAIENHEFILNYQPFIDLRTGTVCGAEALIRWKNPVLGLLSPLEFIPLAEANGMILPIGEWVLNTACHQLKQWHDSGFKLVMSVNLSAKQLVQQDLVERIEKILNQLQLSPKFLELELTESNAFQNDAIPIINKFTEMGISLAIDDFGTGYSEFGNLKLFKVNKIKIDKTFIQDVDVSIDSRNIVINTIALAHRMNIDCLAEGVETLEQIKFLKENGCYIMQGYYFSKPLDVKDFSEFLKAHATNTYEALTNW, from the coding sequence ATGTCAAAGCCCATTAAAGGACATAAGTTTATCGAGACGCCGCAACTAACTTCCAGTGAACAGCGCGAGATTGATCGAAAAATTGAATTTGAAACAGCTAAATCCTTTCACAGCATGGTCAAGCTTGGTGCATTTGCCAATATTGTTGGTGCTTTTTTTTACGTTTTAGCGGTTTATAGTACAACCAGACCTGTGTTAATCATTTCATGGTACTCTATTTTGGTGCTTGCCAACTTGCTCAATGTCCTATGGGCTTTTCGTTTTGAATACAAGCATATAACTCGCGAAGAAATTCTTAAATGTCGGAAAGGATTCCTTTACCTTGTTATTTTAATCTGTCTGATATGGAGCAGTATTGGTATTTTGTTTATGGATGATGGAATGGATCAACGAATGACCACCATTATCTTTTTGTCTGCTGTTCTAATTTGTTTTTCCTTCTCGACGGCAATTGATTTAACCATGGGTGTAAGCAGTATTGTTTGTTTACTCACCCCTACCATTTTATATCATTTCTTCCTAATCATTGACTTATTTCATTCTGAGGCGAGTCATATAAGTATGTCGGTTACGGGCTCCTTTTTCGTGCTCGGGATATTTATGCTCGTGGCTTGCTTTGTAGGGAATAGAATCATTTTAAAAGTATTTCGTCTGGGTTATGAGAATGCTTTACTGAACCATAAACTCGAAGATATGAATACTTTGTTAGAACAACGAGTTAAAGAACGCACTGAAGAATTAGAACAATCGCTTAAATTAGTAACCTATCAAGCCACACATGATTTATTAACCGATTTACCTAATGAACGTTTTCTCTTTGATCACATTCAGGATATAACGGAACGAGCGGTTAGAGAACACCAAAAATTTGCCATTGCTTGTTTTTCATTAAACAATATGATGAAAATTAATGATAGTATCGGTCATCAAGCATCCGCTACCATTATTCACCGCATCGCCCAACGTTTTGCCCAACTTGCAGAAAAGAATAAAAAATATTTCATTTCTCTATTACGCAAAGATGTATTTGTTATTTTAATCGATCCAATCATTGATTCTCTGGAAGCAGAAGACAGTGCTCAGGAATTATTTGTTGTATTAGAAAATCCAGTGTATGTTGCCCAACAAGAATTAAACTTAACAGCAAGTGTGGGTATCAGTATATTTCCGAATGATGGCCGCGATGTAGATACCTTGATTACGCACGCAGAAGCCGCACGAACATTAGCTACCGAGCGTGGAGGAAATAGCGTACGTATTTTCAATACCGTAATTACTGCCGATGCCTCCAGACAATTAAATATAGAAAATCAACTGTATCGTGCTATTGAAAATCACGAATTCATATTAAATTACCAACCATTTATTGATTTAAGAACGGGAACAGTTTGTGGTGCCGAGGCTTTAATACGTTGGAAAAATCCTGTATTAGGACTGCTCTCCCCATTGGAGTTTATCCCTTTAGCCGAGGCCAACGGTATGATTCTTCCGATTGGTGAATGGGTATTAAACACCGCATGCCATCAATTGAAACAATGGCATGACAGCGGCTTTAAATTAGTTATGTCCGTTAATTTGTCAGCAAAACAGCTAGTCCAACAAGATCTGGTTGAGCGTATCGAGAAAATTTTAAATCAACTGCAGCTATCCCCCAAGTTTCTTGAACTTGAACTAACAGAGTCCAATGCATTTCAAAACGACGCCATCCCAATTATTAATAAATTTACCGAAATGGGGATCTCCCTAGCCATTGATGACTTCGGTACTGGTTATTCTGAATTTGGTAATCTTAAGCTCTTTAAAGTCAATAAAATAAAAATTGATAAGACCTTTATCCAAGATGTTGACGTCAGTATTGATAGTAGAAATATTGTAATAAACACCATTGCTTTGGCTCATCGAATGAATATTGATTGTCTGGCTGAAGGTGTAGAAACGTTAGAACAAATTAAATTTTTAAAAGAAAATGGTTGTTACATTATGCAAGGCTATTACTTTAGTAAGCCACTGGATGTCAAAGATTTTTCTGAATTTTTAAAAGCACACGCCACAAATACCTATGAAGCTTTGACTAATTGGTAA
- a CDS encoding GtrA family protein codes for MTAPLKLRYRLIYFIGIGGSAALIHLFTVFNLVKFMHVQALIANIFAFLIAFNVSFLGHKYLTFAQLHDEKILSLPHFFLVAVSAGLINEMLYFLLLRYTTLNYLFALFLVLGCVSVYSFIISRVWACRQIIK; via the coding sequence ATGACAGCCCCATTAAAATTAAGGTATAGACTAATTTATTTTATAGGTATTGGTGGTTCTGCTGCATTAATCCACCTCTTTACTGTGTTCAATTTAGTGAAATTTATGCATGTGCAGGCCCTAATAGCCAACATTTTTGCTTTTTTAATTGCTTTCAATGTCAGCTTCTTAGGACACAAATATTTAACCTTTGCGCAATTGCATGATGAAAAAATCTTGAGCCTACCGCATTTTTTTCTAGTAGCTGTTTCTGCAGGACTAATTAATGAAATGCTTTATTTCTTACTTTTACGTTACACCACCTTAAATTACCTGTTTGCTTTATTTCTCGTCTTGGGATGTGTTTCCGTTTACAGCTTCATCATTTCAAGAGTTTGGGCTTGCCGTCAGATTATAAAGTAG
- a CDS encoding RES family NAD+ phosphorylase produces MSLFDTVRDYSQDVFRNIRGIKVSQDLFDDLSDDPVNWDAANTIESYTHPDLTHQSLIQRAFDYSKNDFIDYPFEKITSSRYSDGTIACWYGSETLKTTVYETNYHFIQEIKDSWEIFQTQDMIIIDRRVAKVYCQGLGLDLTGKKEEFPWLVDSDNYTQCQETGRRVAQEGHPLLIVPSARHVQGINLVVFNPNLLSNPREYCRLQYVFDVKKRTIQCIRGEEDIILKQSEVEI; encoded by the coding sequence GTGTCTTTGTTTGATACAGTCAGGGACTATTCACAAGATGTTTTTAGAAATATAAGGGGCATCAAGGTATCTCAAGATTTGTTTGATGATCTCAGTGATGATCCAGTCAATTGGGATGCAGCCAATACCATAGAAAGTTATACTCATCCTGACTTAACCCACCAATCGTTAATTCAACGCGCATTTGACTACAGCAAGAATGATTTTATTGATTATCCATTTGAAAAAATAACCAGCTCCCGTTACAGCGACGGTACCATTGCGTGTTGGTATGGCTCAGAAACATTGAAAACGACGGTATATGAAACCAACTATCATTTTATTCAAGAAATAAAGGATTCCTGGGAAATTTTTCAAACCCAAGATATGATCATCATCGATAGAAGGGTGGCAAAGGTTTATTGCCAGGGACTAGGGCTTGATCTAACAGGAAAAAAAGAAGAGTTTCCTTGGCTTGTTGATTCGGATAATTATACTCAATGCCAAGAAACGGGTAGACGGGTAGCTCAAGAAGGACATCCTTTATTAATTGTTCCCTCTGCTCGTCATGTACAAGGAATTAATCTTGTCGTGTTTAATCCCAATTTACTTTCGAACCCTAGAGAGTATTGCAGACTACAATATGTTTTCGATGTAAAAAAGAGAACAATACAATGCATTCGAGGCGAAGAGGATATTATACTGAAACAAAGTGAGGTGGAAATTTGA